The Hordeum vulgare subsp. vulgare chromosome 4H, MorexV3_pseudomolecules_assembly, whole genome shotgun sequence genomic interval AAAATCATTGTCCTCCCCTAATTCGCTGAAGAATGGTCCCAATTCCATTGTGTGTGTTTTACGATGGAATCAATTCCTTCCATAGTAAAAACGCATTCTCCTGCAAGCTATACCTGTGGTTGCTGCCTCGTGCAGCAGTGCATCAGAGGCTAGCAGCACCGCCAGCAGCAGCATCACTGCATCAGTGCGTGGGTGagaaaagttcttttgcaaaaggaaCCAAAAAATGCCTTTACTCCTGGCCTGCGTGCGTCCTTGACGTGAACAGCTTTTACCGCACGGGTCGGTCGGGTCGGTCAGCACCTGCGCGAGTGCAATCCATTTCATCCGGTGCTGAATTCCCTGTGAACCGGTCCCCAGCTAAAACAAAAGCACACGCGATGGAGGACACATTTACTGCAGTAATTAAAGAGAAGAGAATATGCTCCACGACTGGTTTACCCTTGGGGCCCTGAGCCTTGCCTCATGATTTCTTCGGTAGCTTTGGTCCGGATCAAAAGTAAGAACTTGGCGTCTCCAATCACCACCATCCCCAAACTGACGCAACACAATACTGCCATATAAAAAACGTTTTAGATCACAGTGatctaaaacgtcttatattagagcaactccaaccgacGATCCATTTGGTCTGCACGTGTTTATTTGAATCGTCGCGGACATAAAACTTGGTCCAACGTGAGGACCGACATGGATCGCGCGTTCGTTTTTTGTTCGTTCGCGATCTATTACAGGCCCAAATTTGGATAGCATTTGCATCGGCGCGAATACGAGACGGACGCGCGTGACATCCGCCCTTTTCTCCTGGCCTGTTAGTTGGTGGCACGTGGGCCAATCTCCTCTTTCTCCCATCGCCTCCGACTCACCTGGCCGCCCACCTCCCGGCACCGTCACCCAATTCCGTCGATGCCGCCCGGTCCCGTCGACGCCGCTAGCCATCCGTCCATAGAAAGGTCACCCCTCCCGATCGCCTCATCTATCAGCGCCGCCGCCCCGGTTCCTACCTTGTCTCGGTGGGGCACGAGGCTCTTCACCGGCCGGCTTCTTCCAGGACGCCCGCAAGTTGTTCGTCGGTTTGCCCGCAAGGTACAAATGGATTCCGACGACGAGTTTTTTTGCTACAACGTTCTTTGCAATTCGGATGGTTCTTCATCCGATGAGGAGGAGATCGTGGCAGCTGCGTTGGTCGTCCATGACCACATAAGCAGGCGGCGGCCATCGTTTAGGATCTCGATACCGGGGCACACGCGAGTGTTGAATCGCAACAGAGCGAGTGGCCATTTCCTACGCCGGAACGACTACTTCGAGAATCCCAACCCGCTCTTCAAACATCAGATGTTCCGGCGTCGTTTTCGTATGGCTAAGCATGTGTTCAACCATATTCGGGAGGGGTGGTTGGGTATGATAACTATTTTGAGTGCAAGATGGATTCCCTTGGAAAGACTAGCTTCTCCTCTTTCAGAAATGCACTGCTGCCATTCGGTTGCTTTCATACGGTGTTTTGGATGATCCCATTGATGAGTATGTCCGGATGAATGAGTCCACCTACCTTGAGTCCATGTATAGGTTCTGCAGGCCTTCCATAGTTGTATTTGGAACGGAGTACTTGAGAGAGTCAACTATTGCTGATACAGCACGGTTATTGGCAATGAATGACAACACGGGGTTCCCGGAGATGCTTGGTAGCATAGATTGCATACACTGGAAGTGGAAAAACTGCCCTTCTGCTTGGCAGGGGCAGTATAAGGGCCATGTTCGTGCTTGCAATGTCAtatttgagttcgttgctaaatttgacactctttctttggcatggccgGATCTCACAACAGTATCAATGTCTCGAGCGTTCTCTAGTGTTTGCTAGGATGGGAAAAAAGCAATTGCACGGATGTCAATGTTGAGATCAATAGCCACCACTACAACAATGGatactatctagctggcgatatttATCCACAGTGGACTACTCTTGTCAAGACAATCCCGAGAACTATagaagagaagagaaagagatttcccaagagcaagagagtgctaggaaggatgttgAGCGTGTttttggtgttttgcaatctcaATGGGGCATCGTTCAGTATCCTGCAAGAACTTGGAGCACCCAAAAGCTTTAAGAGGTGATgattgcttgtgtgatcatgcacaacatgatcgtagAGCGCCCAGAACGTATATACAATCAAGGGTTTCAGTTTCAGGATGACAATgttgtgtgtgaacatgaatgtgcgGCAACGTTTGCACAACTTATCGAGTTTCATCATAAGATGCGTGATTGGGCTTTTTTTATCATAAGATGTACAATTTACCAAAGGTTTCAACTTCAAGGGGGAATGTTGTGCGTGAGTATGGAGTGGCAATGTTTTGCAGAGCTCACCTAATTTCATCCAGAAATGTGTGATTGGGCAAGTCACATCCACCTttaaaatgatttggttgagcacaTGTCTACTCACCTTGGCAACCAATAGATATATGGGCTTTTTTTTATTTCATGTATTGGTGACAATTTAAATTTGATTGTAAAACCATGGGATTTTTATTGTAAACTATTTCTTATTATCATGTTAAACTATTTGATTGATTTGGTTGTGCAATATTTTATTGATATATGTATGAAAAACAATTGTGTGCATTTGGTCGTCGGCCGGATGGGCGAACCAAATGGGTCATTCGGTTGGGCGCACTGCCCATGAAAATTCAAACGTGGTCGGATGCTGCCAGCCAACCCAAACGAACAAAAGACTTGTTTGCCTGTCTTTTCATATAACATGTATTATGTATAATGAAATGAACGTTGCATGAATAGTATGGGTTTGAGAGTTTAATAAGTGTTGTAATATGAGGGGCAGGCTGATGTTGCAATATGAGATGCTCTAAAATTACCCCTATGTGATTGATTCACTTTGATTATGTTAAGCCATGATGCCGCACTTACATCCATTGGAACTTTACAAGAAGGTTTGGGCCTTGGACGTGCTTTGTTGTGCCGTTGATGTTGTTGAGTTTCATAAAAAAAATCAACTTTGTTTtacaatataaggtgtattacttttttgaaaagacaactttttaaatttgatcaaatttgtagaaaaatatatcaaaatcCATAATATCAAATTGGTATGATTAGATTCATCATGCAATGaatttccatactttttgtttagtATTGTGGATGTCGATATTTTTTCCTTTGAACTTGCAAAGCTATAGAAATTTGGCTTTCTAAAAAACTAATACCCCTTATATTATTGAACTAATAAAATATTGAGTTTGTCGAGTGATGGAGATGATGGAGtatgttttatttttttaataattCGATGATCTGGTGGGTCTTTCGTGATGTTTTTATGTGTTATCTGCTAACCAATATATATTTATGTGGAAACATTTCTACATGGGTGGTTGCATATACTATATTGGTGTTGCATTATCACATGGTCACACTTCTTTTTTTTCTAGGTGCtaggagggcacacgggaattataTGGTTTTAAAAGGCTAGTTGGTGTTGATTGATTTGAAAATTCGTTGGCCTGGCCAAAATTGTAAACCAAATTTAAAATCAAATACCTCAATTGAATGAAAGAATTTTAAAATTAGAGGACACGGTGAAGTAAAAGACCTAAATAGGAGTGCTCTGGAGAAATTGTTGACCCGGTCAAAATAAAATGATCAATTCTAAATTGAAAACCCCAATTAATTGGGTGGCCTTAGAAATTAGGAAGAATATTGTATAGTATAGCAGAATTGAATGGGAGAGCTTTGAAAAATTATTGACCCGGTCGAAATCGAGTGACCCAATTCCAATTAAAAACATCAATTGAATATGGAGTTTTTAAAACTAGGGAGCATAATAATGTTTCTAGAAGGGTTGGCCACCCTTTGTTGCACCATTGATGTTaggttctagaaaaaaatcacttTCTTTCAAAATATCTggtgtattatctttttgaaaaGTCAAATCTTCTAAGTTTGATTAAATGTATAGAGAATTATATCAAAATCATAATATCAAATCGGTATGACTAGATTCATCTGAAATGAATTTTCATACTTTTTAGTTTAATATTGTGGATGTCAATATTTTTTCTCTGAACTTGTTCAAAGTTAAAGAAATTTTACTTTCAGAAAACTAATACCCCTTATAATTTGGAACCAATGTCATATTTAGTTTGGCAGGTAGGAAGATGATGGagtgtgttttttttgtgtttataATACGATGATTTGATGGGTCTTTTATGGTGTTATTATGTGTTATCCGCTAACCAATCTATATATTTATGTGGGAAAATTTCTGCGTCGATGGTTGCATGTACTATAATGATGCTACAATATCACAGCGTGGTGCTTCTTTTGTTTAAGTGATGGAAGGGTGTGCCGATTGATATGTTTTTATAGGTTAGTTAGGTCGGTTGTTGCTAATTGATTTGAAAAAATGTTGGACAAGTCAAGATTGTAAGCCAAATTTAAAATTAAATACCTCAATTAAATGaaatattaaaagaattgaaCGGAAGAGCTTGAGCAATTGTTGACCCGGTCAAAACCGGATGATCCAATTCTAAATTGATTACCTCAGTTAATTATGAGATATTTAAAAATTAGGGAGCATGGTGTATAATATAAATGAGTTGAGTGAGAAAGCTTTGGAAAATTGTTGACTCAgttaaatttgagcgattcagttTTAATTGAAGACCTTAATTAAATGTAGGATCTTTAAAATTAAAGAGCATAAGATTACATAGAGGATACAAGATTTTATTTCTCGTCTTCTTTCTCTCGTTTCTCACGCACTTGGCTTACGCTTAGCACCGGCACCGCAACATCTGACTGATCGTGCTGGCCAACTGGCCGCCGAGCAAGAGCTAGCTAAAGGGTTGCGCCCCGCGCGGCACTCCACCGGCATTGTCGGGCTCGGCGGGTTGGCACGACTGCTCGCCAGTAATGGGTTGGCATTGTCGGGCCCGGCGGGTTGGCACGACTGCTCGCCGACAGTGGGCTGGCATTGTCGGGCTCGGCGGGTTGGCACGACTGCTCGTCGGTAGTGGGCTGCTCCATCACCCATTGACGAGCCTGACAAGCAGCGGTTCAGTTGCTCGGTCGGTCATTCATTATCGGGCCCGGCGGGTTGGCACGACGGCTCATCGGCAGTGGGATGCTCCGCCACCCATTATGGCGAGCTTGGCAAGCAGCGGTTCAGTTGCTCGGCCGGTCATGCCCTAGCAAACGGCATGCGGCATACGGCCACGATGAAACCCGCCGCCGCTGCCTCACTTCTGTTTTGGCGAAAATCTAATTTAAACCTTAAACTTGTATTGATCGGGTGGAAAGAACCCCTAAGTTGAAATCCCTATCAATTGCATCCTAAATTATGGAATCCCGGTATAAATTGAACACTGACATCGTGTCAATCGGGATTCATCTGATTGACCAACCCGTTTTAAATTTTTCATTCAAAACAATTTTCAAAGGGCGCACACCCTACTCCTTGCTGGACAGGTCCACTTgagttttattttgttaaaaaaacaaaaaaaaaatactgCACGGGGTGGCTCCCTTTTAATTTCAGGTGCTTCCTACGTATAAAATAACCTACGGACTTCAGAATGCTTTCGAAAATCCATGAATTTTAATTTTGAAAAtccattttcttgttttcaaaaTCGTTGCACTTTTCCTAAATCCATGattattttttcaaaattcataaacttttttcttcatttttttaattttcgcaaaaaaaaaatcaCGCGTGAAGAGCGAGATGGCCCGACTGGGCTGACCCAGTCTTTTTCGCGCATGCACCTTGCAGCCCAGCCCAATCCTGGTCACGTCAACAATCCTGATTTGACAGGGTGCAATCGACAGAATTTCAACATGGGGTTCGTTTCCCCGAACCTCTGCAGACAGTCAGTACGCATAACGATCCCAATCTCTTTACTCCCTTGGCACATTCGGTACTAGTAGCAAACATCTTCATTCATTCACTGAAACGCAACACATCGTTTTATTGATTTATTCCAAGGGAAATCAGTGCAAAGCTGTCCCCCAATCAACCAGCCATCCATGGCCGAGGATGACAAACGCTGGTACGCCGGCAGGCCAGTCGGTCTCCACAGGCTACTCATATCTCGCCGTCCCAGAGCTCCTCGAGGGACTTGTAAGGCCCGTGGTCGGACACGTAGCGCTTGCCGAGGTTGATCTTGCGCTGCGGGATCTCGGCGATCCTGCGGCGCTCCTCCTCCGTGAGCTCCCAGCCGTCCACGTCCAGGTTCTCCCGCATCCGGGCCTCGTCGAAGCTCTTGACGATGAGGCAGTCCCCCTGCTCGTACACCCACCTCAGGCACACCTGCGCCACGCTCTTGCCCCTGGACGCGGCGATGTCCTGCAGGACGCCGGCGTCCATCACGGCGTCGCTGCCCCAGTGCGTGCCCTTGGCCCCAAGCGGCGAGTAGGCGCACAGCTGGATGCCCTTGCCCCTGCAGAACTCCCTCAGCTTCCTCtgctgccacacagggttcacctCCACCTGCAAAATGACCGGTCACTCACTTCACTTGGTCGTATGATCGATTTGCACTCTTTTCTTTGTAAACAAAACTGATTAGACGTAGTATGTAGGAATGTGTAGCGACCTGATTGACGGCGGGAGGGATGGTGGCGAAGGAGAGGAGGGTGTCGAGCTTCTTGCAGGAGAAATTGGCGACGCCGATGGCCTTGGCGAGGCCCAGCCTATGGcactcctccatggcctcccacACGGCCCGCATGTCGAACGGCACGAAGTCCTCCGCCGTGAAGGGGGCCTTGAACCGCCCGGGCTTCATGGATACCGGCCAGTGGACGAGGTACAGGTCCACGTACTCCATCTGGAGATTCCTGCAGTGTCATTGGCGCGAATGCACCGTCGTTAAGTAACTCCTGTCATAGGCCATCTTTTATTATAACCAAAAGAGTATATTCAGTTTCACGATAGCGCAAAAGTGCATTTGCAATGTTGGGTTCAGTGCCCGTGAGAGTGAGAGAGGCGACCGATGACGCACCACTGGACTGATTTGACCTGAATTTGGAGCTAGCTAACCCTGCTTACTCCAGCTAGTGTCTTCTGGGAATTGCAAAGTTGGCTTTACGCGACAGTGAATTTCTACTGGTTTTCTCGTTTAGGTTGTCAGACCAGATCAGTGCGGTGTGAGAACGATCCGCGCTCGTTGGAACTTGGATCACCTACACCGTTGATGTGTGGGCTCAACTGATATGCCTGAAAGATAGATGCACATGAAAATGGTAATCTTACGGCATCGAGAACCGTGTAGGCGGCTAGGACAAGCGATGGGGTGTTAGCCTGCCTGCCAAAACCCATTTCCCTCCTTCCTAGTGGGGTATTCAAGCAGCAAACTCAACTGGAGCACCCATACCTACCCTGTTTGATAACAGAATATTTTTGGAGTATTCCACGAATACTAAAGTTTTCCTGTATACCGTAGTTTTAATTACCATGAGCTGTTTGGCTATGAGTGAAAACTGTGATATTAAAACTGTAGTATTTACAGAACCACGGTATTTTCACTGTTATAAAAAAAGAACCCTCAACCTCTTTTTTAAAAGCAGAGCACGCGAAAGAAATGCCGCCCTCGTTATCTTCTCGCTCCCTCTAAGTTACAGCCAGCATTTCATCTTTGGGTATCGTTTCCATCGAGGACAAACCAAGAGACAGCAAAGAAGAGAGGAGAGTGGGTATGCTGATCTTTAGGCTGCTCATAGTagggagtaacatatagtagtatcatgcatatattATTATTGTATGACACTACCTTTATAgtacatagtatcataaactagtatcatagttgatctcatttattgacatgcatgacacatagtagcataacatttaacatgatacggtatctactccctccgtctcggtgcatTAGGCATTTTAGGAGATGCACTGCAACCTAGGCACGCATAGATTGGGTAGGAGAAGAAAATTAAATTGCAGAGGAAACCAATCACACCATTCCTTTCTCAACTGAAAACGTGCTATTAGTTAGAAGACCTCTTGAAATCCAAAAAGTGTGCAGCATAAATTGCATGCATTGGTCCTTCAATTAATAGATGTGGTCTAATTAATATACATGCAACTAGTACTACTTTAATGTGCCTtagtgttttgggattatttgatttTCGTAAGATGCCTAATGCACCGAGACTGAGGaagtacctatgttactctaaccctctctctcttctttaattacttgtCACATCATCATGTTTGTTAGTCCCGagactatgttactagctatgatacccccaCCATGGCCAGCCTTAACCTCCCGCCTCTCGACGCTGGCACATGCCTCTGCGCGGCCGCTTCGTACCCCTTCGTGCGAGCTGAGAGCAACGAGGCACCCTTGAACTTGGAGAGCGAGTCCACGTTTAGCCGCCTGCAGCTCTGCGTCGGGTTGAACTACCTTCTTTTCCTGTAAGCTCGCTTTGTGCATGCTGCTGGTTGTTATAACTTATACATGGCCGTTCAGTGCGTCAGGCtagctagccttcagtgcaccgtCCTCATTGTAAATATCTCATTGCTAGCTAGCTAATTTCGTTGACGCATATAAGCACTCGTCAAACGGGTCACAGTATTTTCAATACTTCAAGATTCTTTGGTACGTCAAAAATTGCGTATCTTGTACCTATTGATTAAAATACTGCGGTTTTTTTAATACTTCCTTACCAAACTTAGCCCGCAGCATCTTGTATGCAATGGTTCCatgtgttaggttgatctcttccgcGTGGGTCCAACGGCCAACCGGGCCCTTGATCTATGCGTCCTGATCGGAggcgcccaacccgttatggttgaTGGGCCCCTGTGACCTGCGCTATATATAAAGTGGTGGGAGCCGGAGCGCACGGTACGAGGTTCACTGCGCCGCCAGACTCCCCACCTAAAtccccttccgatctagggtttgcgcagtgctcacgggaagcaccacccaCGACCACACCTCCTCCCTCATGCCACCGACGACTACACCGGCACCGATGGCCGGAGCAGGGAGTTCATCGAGCTCGGGATTAGGTGAGTACATGGTAACTccggatctatctatgcctaATCGATCTACGGCTTctacattggtatcagagccactagGCAGAGATTTATTCggtacaaagaaaagaaaacatgtTTCCCCACCCCTACGAACCCTAGATGGGCATGGCACCGAGGATGGCTACGACCTCGTCGGAAAAgaagcgccgccgcaaggccgcgcctgttcctctcgatccccacacgcatcggcaagccgaggtgcggggaagaagaacctacccCCTCGGGGGCTAAGTACGGATCAAGATccgaaaagaaaaacaaaaagaagggGGGAACGatgcaaaacaaggacaaaagaaaacATGTCGGATCAAGATCCGAAAAGGCAAAAGATAGAGAGAATGGCAACGAGGCACCACGGCCAACCCACTCGACGGCGACGCGCTCCCCGCAAAGGAACGCGCCACCGGCGAAACGGGAGGCCACGGCGCCATGCTCCTTTTCTCTGTAAAGAAAAACATATGAGCCAAAGGCAGGGTGGATGGCACCCCAACGCCCCCTTGACGGCGGCGCACTCTCCCTCGGGAGAGGGCGCGCACCGGCAAGAGGAGCGGAGGGGGCCGCCGCTGCATGACATGGTGTAAAGGCCGGCGGCAGATCTGACCCTCCCCGGCGGGGCAAGAGCCTCCGCGCGAGGgacgcacgcaagagagagcaaaGGTAGCCGGCCGGGGCCCTCTCCGGCGGGGCGAGACGCCGCCGCACAGAGAAGCCGAGCCGGCAAGAGGAAGAAAGCCCGCCGGCTCGCAAGAGGGGCGACGAGAGGCCACCTTGGCGGGGCCTTAGAGCCATCGCGTGAGGGAAGGGCCCGGCCCGCCGTCGTCCAACCCCGACGAGCAGAGCAGAGCAAGTCTCGCCTCATCTCTCGAGCACGGCTCAGTCGCCGCTCGGTCCCCTGGACGAGAGCGAGAGCGGCGGGCTGGggaaggggaaaatgaggggtAGGGTTCCCCTCCCCACCGGCTCACTGGTTTTGATCCTCCGAGCGGCGCGCTGCGCCGTTGGATCTACCCGGACGGCTGAGATGCCctccaggggaaaccctagcgccagGAGGGGCGGCTGGGCCTAACAGACCGCGAGCtgcgccaggccaaggcccacccGCAGCCGAGGCAATGCCTCTGGCCAGCGAGAGCAAGCCGACCCAGGCCGAAGCCGGCCCAAGAAAGAAAAGGCCTCGGCCATTTTCCTTTTTTAAGGAATTTTCGTTCTCTGTCTATCTAGACAGATAAAAAAGTGTTTTCTAGACGTTTTTTCtatgaaaatatgtttagaaaaatagaaagtaaaaatgtTCAAAGCTTCTGTAATTTTATACAGAATTGTTATATTTTTTCTGTAAAGAAAAGtaaaagggtttttgaaaataaaatagcTTTCTCAGAAAAGGaatagttcatgaattttataaaagcattaataaagttcatgaattttattttaAATGTCAAAATTATTTTCTGTTAAGTTATGAGGCACATGAAATTTTATTTCACGTTTTCCGCTGCTAAAAGCAATATGGAATATGACGTTGTTTAATCACACGGTCATATTGCATATTGCAAAATGatgcatttatttctatcatttgcCCAACGGTAATGTAGATTAATATGCATAGGCAATTATATGATTATGTTaacgtgacatccccggattggtGCTACAGCAACTCctgtagtcaagcgacagtaatcccacgctagtgaagccacgtcatcataaattctatcgtggatctcgtgttagtcgaaaacccagtcgagttcgaaatttacgaataaagtcgaacgagaaacgtttcgtgatgttaagtaaaaatgtcgggagagttATTGAAATTCCTTAATATGTTATAAAAACCAATCGGACATTTTTAATTgtattaaaagtcctatataattagaacagaaagatataaatatataagaaaataataatgataggatgtcagaaagtaaaagaaagaaaaacaaatgataaaaaaaagGCAAGCaaccgaaccccccccccccacctggcccaactgggcctagtggcccaaccggccaggcccccgcgccccctcccccAAACCCTAACGCTATCCcccggctccccccccccccccgcactccCGTTTTCTCcctgagccgccgccaccccacccctgGACTCCCGCCTCGACCACCCACGTCCCACCTAACCCCACGCCCCACTCCCGATCCACCCGAGGGTTCCCTCCCCTCGATCCAATcgcccctgcccccccccccccactttccCCGCATCGCCCCCCTCCTCTTGGCTCGCATCCCCCCAGGGACCGAGTCCCTTCCCACTGGAGCCCCTGCAACCCACGAGCCGAGCCCCAGACCTCCCCATCCCGCcggctctccccacctcgccggtcccaggtctctctccctccccacggcCTCCCTCTCACCCgagcctctccacctcctcccctccccgtcggcggccccCCTGCCTCCTCaccgaggaccccccccccccccggtcggccAGACCTCCAACACCTCCGGCGGCCGAGGCCCTCCCGGGATCCTCCCTGGCCGGCCGACCCAGGCCAGGGGCCTCCCCCCCGTCGcgccccccttcctcccgctcggtccaggagggaccgggcag includes:
- the LOC123449210 gene encoding deoxymugineic acid synthase 1, translated to MGAGDRTVAGMPRIGMGTAVQGPKPDPIRRAVLRAIEIGYRHFDTAAHYETEAPIGEAAAEAVRSGAVASRDDLFITSKLWCSDAHGDRVVPALRHTLRNLQMEYVDLYLVHWPVSMKPGRFKAPFTAEDFVPFDMRAVWEAMEECHRLGLAKAIGVANFSCKKLDTLLSFATIPPAVNQVEVNPVWQQRKLREFCRGKGIQLCAYSPLGAKGTHWGSDAVMDAGVLQDIAASRGKSVAQVCLRWVYEQGDCLIVKSFDEARMRENLDVDGWELTEEERRRIAEIPQRKINLGKRYVSDHGPYKSLEELWDGEI